The sequence CCCCTGCCCGGTGGGCTTCTCCGGGGCGGGCCCCTGTGCGGTGGGTCCCTGGGCCTTCCGGCGCCGCGGCCGCGGGAAGCGCAGCCGCGCCGCCAGGAAGACGATGACGATGGCCTGGAGCACCTGCGTCAGCTCACGCGGCACCTCGGTCGTGCGCTCCATCGACAGACCGCCGACCGAGAGGACGGCGAAGAAGAACGACGCGAGGACCGTGCCCAGCGGGGCCGCCGCCGCGAGCAGCGCCGCCGTCAGGCCCGTCCACGTGTAGCCGGGGGCGGTCAGCGACCCGTCGAGGAAGCGGTAGGGGAAGCTCAGCACACCGATCGAGCCGACCAGCCCGGCGAGCGCGCCGGAGGTCGACACCAGCCGGAGTGTGAGCCCCTTGCGCTCCACGCCCGCGTACGCGGCGAAGCGCGGGTTGAGGCCGGTCATCCGGATCTCGTACCCGATGGCCGTGCGCCGGTCGGCGAACCAGTACGCGGCCGCCGCCAGGACGACCAGGACCAGTCCGGCCGTCACGGTCGACGTGCCGAAGGCGGGCAGTGCCACGCCCTCCGGGAGCCGTCGCGTCTGCGGCAGGCTGGAGCCGGGCTCCTTCAGCGGATAGCGCACCAGATAGGAGGCCAACGAGGTCGCCGGATAACTGAGCAGCAGGCTGCTCACCAGCAGCGGCACCCCGAACCGGTTCTCGCACAGCGCGGCCAGCGCGGCGTACGCGGCACCCGCCGCGACCCCGGCGAGCAGCGCCAGTACGACGGTGAGCGGCGCGGGCAGCGGCGAGTACAGCCCGGTGACCGCGGCCGCGATGCCGCCGAGCACCATCTGGCCGTCCCCGCCGAGGTTGATGAGCCCGGCGCGCAGCGGGATCGCCAGCGCGAGGGCCATCCCCAGCACACTCGTGCCGGTGGTGAGCGTTGACCCGATCCCGTCGGCCCCGAGCGACCCGCTGACGACCGCCCCGTACGCGGCGAGCGGATCGGCGCCGGTGCCGACCAGGAACAGGGCGCCGATGACGAGCCCGGCGACGACGGAGAAGGTGACGGGGGAGCGCAGCGCCCCCTTTATACGGGCGATACGGGTGATGCGGGCGATGCGTGTGTTACGGGCCGGGTCCAGGGGGAGGGCCATGTCAGTCTCCGTCCGGCGCGGGGGTGTCGAGCGGGTCGGCCGTCCGGGCCGGTGCCTCGGCCGCGGCCTGCACGGACGTGGTCGGCACGGACAGGGCCGCCCCGCCCGCCATGGCCAGACCGAGCGTCGCCTCGTCCGCGTCCGACCTGTCGTACGCGGCCGTCACCCGGCCCTCGTACATCACCAGGATCCGGTCGGCGAGGCCGCGGATCTCGCTCAGTTCGGCGGAGACGAGGAGGACGGCGTGGCCCGCGTCGCGATACGCGACCAGCTCGTCGTGGATGGCCTGGATCGCGCCGATGTCCACCCCGCGCGTGGGCTGCTCGACCAGCAACAGGGGTGCTCCGTGGGCGAGTTCGCGGCCGATGAGAAGTTTCTGGAGGTTGCCGCCGGACAGGGCCGAGGCCGGTACGTCGGGTGTGGACGCCTTGATGCCGAAGCGGTCGACGAGATCGCGCGCGTGGGAGCGTACGGCCGAGGGCGGCAGCAGACCGTGCCGTGAGGACAGTGACGTGCGGTGGTGGCCCATCGCGAGGTTGTCCGCGACGGAGGCCGCGGGCGCCGTGCCGACCGCGTGCCGGTCCTCCGGAACGTAGGCGAGGCCCTTCGCGCGCCGCTCGGTGGCCGAGGCGTGCGTGATGTCCTCGCCCCGCAGTCCGACCCGCCCGGCGGTGGCGGGCCGCAGTCCGGCGAGCGTCTCGACCAGCTCGCTCTGGCCGTTGCCCGCGACCCCCGCGATGCCGACGATCTCCCCGGCGCGCACGGACAGCCGGACGTCGTGCACGCCCGCCGCGCTCAGCCCTTCGACGTCCAGCACCACGTCACCGGGCGTGCCCGGCGGATGGACACGGTCCAGGTCGACGGCGCGGCCGGTCATCGCGGCGGCGATCCCGGCGCCGCTGGTGTCCGCCGTACGCAGCCGGGCGACGACCCGCCCGTCCCGCAGCACGGTGACGTTGTCGCTGCCCTCCAGCACCTCACGCAGCTTGTGGGTGACAAGGATCACCGTGCGGCCGCGTGCGGTCAGCGACCTGAGCACGACGAACAGGGCGTCGGCCTCGGCGGGAGTCAGCACCGCCGTCGGCTCGTCGAGGATGAGCGTACGGCCGCCGCGGTGCAGCAGCTTCAGGATCTCCACACGCTGCCGCAGCCCGACCGGCAGGTCGCCGACCCGGGCGTCCGGATCGACGACGAGGCCGTGCTCGGCGACCAGTTCACGCACCCGGCGCCGTGCCGCGGCCCGGTCCACCAGACCGAAGCGGCGCGGCTCGGCCCGGTAGACGACGTTCTCGGCGACCGTCAGCGAGTCGAACAGCTTGAAACTCTGGTGGACCATGCCGAGCCCGGCGGCCATCGCGGCGCCCGGGCTCCCGAAGGCCATCTCGACGCCGTCGACGCGTATCGACCCCGCGTCCGGCCGTTCCATCCCGTACAGGACGGACATCAGCGTCGACTTGCCCGCGCCGTTCTCGCCCATCAGCGCGTGGATCTCACCGCGCCGGACGGTCAGGTCGACCGAGTCGTTGGCGAGGGTGCCGGGAAAACGCTTGGTGATGCCGCGCAGCTCGACGGCCGGGGGCAGCCCGGCGGCGGGTGTCAGCGCCGTGGAACCGGCGCCGACACCCGCCGCCGGTATGTCACTTGGCGGCCGGGTCATCGACCGTCAGCTCTCCGGACACGATCTGGTCGCGCAGCGCCTCGACCTTCTTCAGCACGTCCTGGTGGTCGGCGATCACGCACTTCGACGTCTCCACACCGTCCTCGAGGCCGGTCAGGCTGATGCCGCCCTCCTTGAGGCCGTACGAGACGGTCTTGCCGGCGTTGCCCTTGACGACCTGCTCGATGCCCTCCTGCACGGCGACATCGGTCTTCTTGATCACGTTGTCGACGACGGTGCCGGGAGCGGCCGTGCACTGGTTGACGTCCACGCCGTACGCGTACGCCTTCTTCGCCTCGGCCGCCTCGAAGACGCCGTAGTTGCCGGCCGCGGCCGCCGCCATGATCTGGTCGGTGCCCTTGGCGAGCAGCGAGTTCGCCTGCTCCTTGGCGCGCGCCGAGTCGTCGAACGGCGACTGCCCGCCGACGAAGCGGGTGCTCGCGGTCGTCCTCGGAGCGACCTTCTTGGCCCCGGCCGCGAACGGGTCGCTGTAGCGGCGGAACTGCACGGTGTCGAGCACGTCGACCGCGCCGACCTTGCCGCTCCTGCTGAGCAGCCCGGCCTCCGCGCCCGCCAGATAGACGCCCTCGTGCTCACGGAACACGGCGCAGCTCACGTTCTTGAACGTCTTCTCGGTGCAGGCGTCGACCACCAGGAACTGCTGCTTCGGATGCGCCTCGGCCTGCTGGGCGACCACGTCGGCGAACTCGAAGCCGACCAGCACGATGACGTCGGGCGCGGCGTCGACCGCGGCCTGCACGTTCTGCTGCTGCGAGGCGCTGTCGGAGGACTGGTAGACCTTCTGCGTCCCGTCGTGGGCCTCGGCCGCCGCCTTCACGCCGTCGACCGCCAGCTTCAGGAACTGGTTCTGCCCGACCGCGTCCGGCGTCACCAGCGTGAAGGACTTGCCGCCGTTCTTGGCGCCGGCCGAGGAACTGTCGTCCTTCGCGGCGGCGTTGCAGCCGGTCGCGGCGACGGCCAGCAGCACGCTGCCGGTGGCGACACCGGCGAGGCGGAGCGAACGGGGTCTACGGGTACGAGGCATGGGGCGG is a genomic window of Streptomyces sp. NBC_00414 containing:
- a CDS encoding BMP family ABC transporter substrate-binding protein, which gives rise to MPRTRRPRSLRLAGVATGSVLLAVAATGCNAAAKDDSSSAGAKNGGKSFTLVTPDAVGQNQFLKLAVDGVKAAAEAHDGTQKVYQSSDSASQQQNVQAAVDAAPDVIVLVGFEFADVVAQQAEAHPKQQFLVVDACTEKTFKNVSCAVFREHEGVYLAGAEAGLLSRSGKVGAVDVLDTVQFRRYSDPFAAGAKKVAPRTTASTRFVGGQSPFDDSARAKEQANSLLAKGTDQIMAAAAAGNYGVFEAAEAKKAYAYGVDVNQCTAAPGTVVDNVIKKTDVAVQEGIEQVVKGNAGKTVSYGLKEGGISLTGLEDGVETSKCVIADHQDVLKKVEALRDQIVSGELTVDDPAAK
- a CDS encoding ABC transporter permease — protein: MALPLDPARNTRIARITRIARIKGALRSPVTFSVVAGLVIGALFLVGTGADPLAAYGAVVSGSLGADGIGSTLTTGTSVLGMALALAIPLRAGLINLGGDGQMVLGGIAAAVTGLYSPLPAPLTVVLALLAGVAAGAAYAALAALCENRFGVPLLVSSLLLSYPATSLASYLVRYPLKEPGSSLPQTRRLPEGVALPAFGTSTVTAGLVLVVLAAAAYWFADRRTAIGYEIRMTGLNPRFAAYAGVERKGLTLRLVSTSGALAGLVGSIGVLSFPYRFLDGSLTAPGYTWTGLTAALLAAAAPLGTVLASFFFAVLSVGGLSMERTTEVPRELTQVLQAIVIVFLAARLRFPRPRRRKAQGPTAQGPAPEKPTGQGPADRQPPAQEPASQGEFA
- a CDS encoding ABC transporter ATP-binding protein; this translates as MTRPPSDIPAAGVGAGSTALTPAAGLPPAVELRGITKRFPGTLANDSVDLTVRRGEIHALMGENGAGKSTLMSVLYGMERPDAGSIRVDGVEMAFGSPGAAMAAGLGMVHQSFKLFDSLTVAENVVYRAEPRRFGLVDRAAARRRVRELVAEHGLVVDPDARVGDLPVGLRQRVEILKLLHRGGRTLILDEPTAVLTPAEADALFVVLRSLTARGRTVILVTHKLREVLEGSDNVTVLRDGRVVARLRTADTSGAGIAAAMTGRAVDLDRVHPPGTPGDVVLDVEGLSAAGVHDVRLSVRAGEIVGIAGVAGNGQSELVETLAGLRPATAGRVGLRGEDITHASATERRAKGLAYVPEDRHAVGTAPAASVADNLAMGHHRTSLSSRHGLLPPSAVRSHARDLVDRFGIKASTPDVPASALSGGNLQKLLIGRELAHGAPLLLVEQPTRGVDIGAIQAIHDELVAYRDAGHAVLLVSAELSEIRGLADRILVMYEGRVTAAYDRSDADEATLGLAMAGGAALSVPTTSVQAAAEAPARTADPLDTPAPDGD